The sequence below is a genomic window from Paracoccus sp. MA.
GAAATACCTGGGCGAGGTGCTGGGCTATTCCAACATCGCCTGTTCGGATATCGGCGGCACCTCCTTCGACGTGGCGCTGATCACCCAGAACGAGCTGACGATCCGCAACGACCCGGATATGGCGCGGCTGGTGCTGTCGCTGCCCTTGGTCGCCATGGATTCGGTCGGCGCGGGGGCGGGCAGCTTCATCCGGCTGGACCCCTATACCAAGGCGATCAAGCTGGGGCCGGACAGCGCCGGCTATCGCGTCGGCGTCTGCTGGGCCGAGTCGGGGATCGAGACCGTCACCATCTCGGATTGCCACGTCATCCTGGGCTATCTGAACCCCGACAATTTCCTGGGCGGGCAGGTCAAGCTGGACCGCGAACGCGCCTGGAACGCCATGAAGGAGCAGATCGCCGACCCGCTGGGCCTGACGGTCGAGGATGCGGCGGCGGGCGTCATCGAGCTTCTGGACAGCGACCTGCGCGACTATCTGCGCTCGATGATCTCGGGCAAGGGCTCGACGCCGGGCAACTTCGTCTGCTTCAGCTATGGCGGCGCCGGTCCGGTCCATACCTACGGCTATACCGAGGGGCTGGGCTTCGAGGACGTGATCGTGCCGGCCTGGGCGGCGGGCTTTTCCGCCTTCGGCTGCGCGGCGGCGGATTTCGAATACCGCTATGACAAGTCGCTGGACATCAACATCGCCAGCGACGCAAGCGCCGATCTGAAGGCCAACCAGGCCAAGACCCTGCAAGCCGCCTGGGAGGAACTGCGCGAGCGCGTGCTGGAAGAGTTCGAGATCAACGGCTACAGCCCCGACCGGGTCAAGCTGCAGCCCGGCTTCCGCATGCAGTATCGCGGCCAGCTGAACGACCTGGAGATCGAAAGCCCGATCACCGAGGCGCATTCCGCCGAGGACTGGGACAAGCTGGTCGAGGCGTTCAACGACACCTATGGCCGGGTCTATGCCGCCTCGGCGCGCTCGCCCGAGCTGGGCTATTCGGTGACCGGCGCGATCATGCGCGGCACGGTGCCGATCCCGAAGCCGAAGATCCCGAAAGAGCCCGAGGCCGGCCCGACCCCGCCCGAGGAGGCCAAGCTCGGCACGCGCAAGTTCTACCGGCACAAGAAATGGGTGGATGCCCAGCTTTACCGGATGGAGGCGCTGCAGCCCGGCAACCGCATCACCGGCCCCGCCGTGATCGAATCCGACGCGACGACCTTCGTGGTGCCGGGCGGGTTCGAGACCTGGCTGGACGGCCACCGCCTGTTCCACCTGAAAGAAGTCTGATTTCCCGGGGAGGAAACATCATGAACATGCAATCCAAAGTCGAGACGCGCGGCATCGTCCGCGGCGGCGAGACGCTGAAGCAGCACCGCGACCGGCTGATGGAGGCCACCAAGCGGACGAAACATTACGCCGGCCTCGACCGGCTGGAGCTGCGCGACAGCGATCCGATCAAATACAACAAGCTGTTTTCCCGCCTGCGGGCCGGGGTGGTGGACGCGCGCGAGACCGCCAAGAAGATCGCCGCCTCGCCCATCGTCGAGCAGGAGGGCGAGCTGTGCTTCACCCTCTACAACGCGGCGGGCGATTCGATCCTGACCTCGACCGGCATCATCATCCATGTCGGCACCATGGGCGCGGCGATCAAATACATGATCGAGAACGGCTGGGAGCAGAACCCCGGCATCAAGGACAAGGACATCTTCTGCAACAACGACAGTCTGATCGGCAATGTCCATCCCTGCGACATCCACACCATCGTGCCGATCTTTCACGAGGGCGAGCTGATCGGCTGGGTCGGCGGCGTGACCCATGTGATCGACACCGGCTCGGTCGGGCCGGGCTCGATGTCCACCGGGCAGGTGCAGCGTTTCGGCGACGGCTACTCCATCACCTGCCGCAAGATCGGCGAGAACGACGAGCTGAAGCGCGACTGGCTGCATGAAAGCCAGCGCATGGTGCGCACCACCCGCTACTGGATGCTGGACGAGCGCACCCGCGTCGCCGGCTGCCACATGATCCGCGACCTGGTGCAGGAGGTGATCGCCGACGAGGGCATCGAGGCCTATTGGAAATTCGCCTATGAATCGGTCGAACACGGCCGCATCGGCCTGCAGGCCCGCATCAAGGCGATGACCATCCCCGGCAAATACCGGCAAGTGGGCTTCGTGGACGTGCCTTATGCGCATGACGACGTGCGGGTGCCCTCCGACTTCGCCAAGGTCGACACGATCATGCATACCCCGTCGGAAATCACCATCCGCGGCGACGGCACCTGGCGGCTGGATTTCGAGGGATCAAGCCGCTGGGGCTGGCACACCTACAACGCCCATCAGGTCAGCTTCACCAGCGGCATCTGGGTGATGATGACGCAATCGCTGATCCCGACCGAGATGATCAACGACGGCGCCGCCTACGGGACCGAGTTCCGCCTGCCCAAGGGCACCTGGATGAACCCGGACGACCGGCGCGTCGCCTTCAGCTATTCCTGGCACTTCCTGGTCAGTTCCTGGACGGCGCTGTGGCGGGGTCTCAGCCGGGCCTATTTCGGCCGCGGCTACCTGGAAGAGGTGAACGCGGGCAACGCCAATACCTCGAACTGGCTGCAGGGCGGCGGCTTCAACCAGTATGACGAGATCCATGCCGTGAACTCGTTCGAATGCGCGGCGAACGGCGTGGGCGCCAGCGCGCATATGGACGGCATCAGCCATGCCGCCGCGGTCTGGAACCCCGAAGGCGACATGGGCGACATGGAGATCTGGGAGCTGGCCGAGCCGCTGGTCTATCTGGGCCGGCAGATCAAGGCCAGCTCCGGCGGCGCCGGCAAGTATCGCGGCGGCTGCGGCTTCGAAAGCCTGCGCATGGTCTGGAACGCCAAGGACTGGACGATGTTCTTCATGGGCAACGGTCATATCAGCTCGGACTGGGGGCTGATGGGCGGCTATCCGGCGGCCTCGGGCTATCGCTTCGAGGCGCATGACACCCGGCTTCAGGAGATCATCGCCGATGGCGGCGCCATCCCGCATGGCGGCGACACCGACCCCGAGAACCCAACCTGGGAGGCGATGCTGCCCGATGCGCGGATCAAGCGCGACAAGCAGGCCATCACCACCGAGGCGATGTTCAAGGATTACGACCTCTATCTGAACTACATGCGCGGCGGGCCGGGCTTCGGCGATCCCTTGGACCGCGAGCCGCAGAAAGTGGCCGACGACGTGAACGGCGGTTATCTGCTGCCCCGCTTTGCTGACAGCGTCTATGGCGTGGTGCTGAAGGGTGCCGGCGACGGCATGAAGGGCGTGGACGCCGCCGCGACCGAGGCCCGGCGCCGCGCCATCCGCAAGCAACGGCTGGAGGAATCGGTGCCGACGCAGGAATGGATGGCGGGTGAACGCCAGCGCATCCTGGCCAAGGAGGCCGGCGTGCATGTCCAGCAGATGTATGCCGCCTCCTTCAAGCTCGGCCCGCGCTTCGAACAGCAGTTCCGCAGCTTTTGGGACCTGCCGGTCGACTGGCGGCTGATGGAGGCCGACCTGCCGATCCCGTCCTACGGGCGCGAATACTCGATGGACATCTCGGAACTGCCGGACGTCCGGACCGTGCAATTCGTCGAGGAATGACGCCCGGGGCTGCGCCCGCCCCCTCGGGCGCAGCCGTTCTTTCAGGCCCATCCAATGGAGGAAAAGATGGCCTATACCAAAGCCAAGATCAAAGACCTGGTAGACGGCAAGATCGACCGCGACACGCTGCACACCATGCTGTCCACGCCCAAGGACCGCGAACGCTTCCAGATCTACCTGGAGATCCTGCAGGAACAGGTGGACTGGGACGACCCGATCATCCTGCCGCTGGGACCCAAGCTTTACATTGTGCAGCGCAAGTCGGACCGGAAATGGATGATCCGCAGCCAGGCCGGCCACGATTTCTGCGAATGGGACCAGAACTGGAAGCTGCACGCCCGCATCCGCGTGCGCGAGACCGCCGAAAGGATGGAGGAGCTTTATCCCCGCCTGATGGCGCCCTCGCCGGAATGGCAGGTGATCCGCGAATATTTCTGCCCGCTTTCCGGCGATCTGCTGGATGTCGAGGCGCCGACGCCCTGGTATCCGGTCATCCACGACTTCGAGCCGGATATCGAGACCTTCTACAAGGACTGGCTGGATCTGCCCGTCCCCGAGCGCGCCTGAGCGCGCCGTGCCTTGGGCGGCCATCCCCGGCCGCCCTTGCCCATGCGCGGATTTGTCCGAAATTCGGACGGGCCTTGGCCGCCGCGGCAGGGTAGAGTCGGCAGGAACGCGCGGATGCCAATGGAGGAAAAGGCCATGAAGGCATTGGTCTACAACGGTCCGGGCCAGAAGGACTGGGTGGAAAAGAACCGGCCGGCGATCCGCAAGCCGACCGACGTGATCGTCAGGATCACCAGGACGACGATCTGCGGCACCGACCTGCACATCTTGAAGGGCGACGTGCCCACGGTGACGCCGGGGCGGACCCTGGGCCATGAGGGCGTCGGCGTGGTCGAGGAGGTCGGCGAGGCCGTGCGCAATTTCCGGCCCGGCGACGCGGTGCTGATCTCCTGCATCACCTCTTGCGGGGCCTGTCCGAACTGCAAGCGCCAGCTTTACGCACATTGCGCGGATGGCGGCTGGATTCTCGGCCATCTGATCGACGGCACCCAGGCGGAATATGTCCGCATCCCGCATGCCGACAATTCGCTTTATCCGATCCCCGCCGGCGCGGACGAAGAGGCGCTGGTGATGCTGTCGGACATCATGCCGACCGGGCTGGAGATCGGCGTGCAGGCCGGCCGGGTCAAGCCGGGCGATACCGTCGCCGTGGTGGGTGCCGGGCCGGTCGGCATGTCGGTGCTGCTGACGGCGCAATTCTACGCGCCGGGGCGGATCGTCATGCTGGACACCGATCCCGCGCGGCTGGAGCTTGCGCGCCGTTTCGGCGCCACCGACACCATCCAGGTCGGGGCCGAGGACGCCGTGGCCCGGATCATGGAGCTGACCGAAGGGCAGGGCGTCGACGTGGCGATCGAGGCGGTGGGCGTGCCCGCGACCTTCGACATCTGCCAGAAGATCGTCTCGGCCGGCGGCAACATCGCCAATGTCGGCGTGCATGGCCAGCCGGTCGAGCTGCATCTGGAAGAGCTCTGGATCAAGAACATCACCATCTCGACCGGGCTGGTCTGCACCAATACCACGCCGATGCTGCTTCGCACCCTGCAATCGGGCCGGGTCGATCCGGGGCAGCTGGTCTCGCATCGCTTCCGGCTGGACGAGATCCTGCAGGCCTATGAGGTCTTCGGCAATGCCGCGCGGGAAAAGGCGATGAAGGTGATCCTGGCCGCCTGAGCAAGCCTGCCGGTCCCGGCCGCCCGCCGCCGGGACCGCACGGGGTGGAAAGGGTCCTTGCGGCGGCCGCGGGATCGGGTGCCCCGGTTCTTGTGCCGGCGGGCGCTCAGTCCAGCGTCCGGCGGAACCGCAGCAGGGCCAGCAGCCCCAGCACCGCCACCATGGCCGCCAGCGCCGCGAATTGCGGCGCGACATCGGCGAAGCCCGCGCCCTTCAGCATGATGCCGCGCACCAGCCGCAGCAGATGCGTCACCGGCAGCACCTCGCCCAGGGCCTGCGCCCAGCCGGGCATGCCCCGGAACGGGAACATGAAGCCCGACAGCAGGACCGAGGGCAGGAAGACGAAGATCGCGACCTGCATCGCCTGCATCTGCGTGCGCGCCACGGTCGAGATCAGATAGCCCAGCAGCACCAGCGCCAGCACGAAGACCATCACCCCCGCCAGCAGCAGGCCCAGCGAGCCGACGAAAGGCACGTCGAAGACCGCCCAGGCCGCCCCCAGGATGACAAGGACCTGCACCGCGCCGACGGCCAGGAAGGGGGTGATCTTGCCCAGCATGATCTCGGCCGGGGTGGCGGGCATGGCCAGCAGGTTCTCCATGGTGCCGCGCTCGATCTCGCGGGTCAGCGCCATGGCGGTCATCATCACCATGGTCATCTGCAGGATCACCCCCAGCAGGCCGGGGACGATATTGTATTGCGTGACGCCCTCGGGGTTGTAGCGGCGATGCACGATGATCTCCGGCGCGCGAGGCGCGACGATTTCGGGCGTGCCCTGGACCGGTTCGGCCGGCCGGTCGCGGCGAAAGGCGCTGTCGGCAAGGCGCGGCAGCGCGGCGATGGCGCCGCTGGTCGCCGAGGGGTCCGAGCCGTCCGCCTCGACCAGAATCTGCGGCCGGTCGCCCTGCTGCATGCGCCGGCCGAAATCGGCGGGCACCGTCACGACGAAGGAAACCTCGCCCCGGGTGATCAGCCGCTCGGCTTCCCCGGCCGAGGCCGCGGGATGGGTGATGCGGTAATAGCCGCTGTTCTCCAGCGCCGCGGCGAAGCTGCGGCCGAAGCGGTCCTGCGCCGGGGCGACCAGCGCCGCGGGCATGTCCCGCGGGTCGCTGTTGATCGCATAGCCGAACAGCAAAAGCTGCATGATCGGCACGCCCAGCATCATGGCGAAGGTCACGCGGTCGCGGCGCATCTGGATGAACTCCTTGCGCAGAAGCGCCCGCAGCCGTGTCGGGGAAAAGCTCATCGCATGTTGTCCTCGGAGAGCTCCATCAGCCGGATGAACACGTCCTCGAGGCTGGTCTCGGCCGGCCGGCCCGTCACGCCTTCGGCGGCCAGCGCGGCTTCGAGCTGCTTGCGGTCGGTGCCGGTCACATGCAGCGCGGTGCCGAAGGGCTCGACCTGCCCGACGCCCGGGGCCCGGCGCAGGCGCTCGGCCAGTTCGCCCGGCCGCGCCGATCGCACGGTCAGCGTCACCAGCCGCGCGCCCGCGATCACCTCGGCCACCGTGCCCGAGACCACCAGCCGGCCATAGGCAATGTAGTTGATGCGGTGGCAGCGTTCCGCCTCGTCCATGTAATGGGTCGAGACCAGCACCGTCATGCCCCCCAGCGCCCGGGCGTGGATCTCGTCCCAGAACTGGCGGCGGGCCTTGGGATCGACGCCGGCGGTCGGCTCGTCCAGCAGCAGAAGGCGCGGCTGGTGCATGATGCAGGCGGCCAGCGCCAGCCGCTGCTTCCAGCCGCCCGAGAGGCTGCCGGCCAGCTGCGTCCTGCGCGAGGTCAGGCCCAGATCCTCAAGCGTGTCGCGCACCGCCTGCCGCGGCAGGCCGTAGAGCCCGGCGACGAAGGCCAGGTTCTCCTGGATGGACAGGTCTTCGTAGAACGAGAATTTCTGCGTCATGTAGCCGACCTGCCGCCGGATCGCGCGCTGCTGGCGGCGCACGTCCAGGCCCAGCACGGTGCCGCTGCCCGCATCGGGCGTCAGCAGGCCGCAGATCATGCGGATGCAGGTGGTCTTGCCCGAGCCGTTCGGCCCCAGGAAGCCGGCGATCTCGCCCTCGGCCACCCGCAGCGCGACGTCGTCCACCACCCGCCTGCCGCCGAAGGATTTCGTCAGCCCGGTCACGTCGATGGCCGTCGCCCCGGTCATGGCGCCTTCCAGACATCGACGATCTGGCCGGGCTTCAGCGCGCTGCCGGGATCGGGGCGGGCCTCGACCAGATAGACCAGCTTCTGCCGGGCGTCGCGGGCATAGATGACCGGCGGGGTGAACTCGGCCTCGTCGGCGATGAAGGAAACCGTGGCGCTGCCGGACGTGCAGCCGTCGCAGCCGACCCGCAGCCGCATGCCCGGCGACAGCGCGGCCAGATCGGCCTCGGCCACATAGAAGCGCAGCGTGACTGCGCCCTCGGGCAGGAAGGACAGCACCGGGGCCGACGGCCCGGCAAGCTCGCCCCGATGCCGCAGGATGTCGGTGACGGTGCCGGAGGCGGGCGCGGTCAGGCGGCGCTGCTGCAGCTGCCATTCCATCGCCTGCCGGTCGGCCCGGGCCCGGGCCAGCGCGGCGCGGGCGGCGGCGATGGCATCGGGGCGGGCGGGCAGGCGGGCGACGGCCAGCCGCGCCTCGGCCTCGCGCATCGCCGCCTCGGCCATGTCGGCGGCAGCGCGGGCCTCGTCCCGCTGCGCGGGCGAGCTGACGCGCTGCGCCAGCAGCCGTTCCTGCCGCGCCGCCTCGCGCGCCGCGCGCTCGGCATTGGCGCGGGCCGAGGCGAGCGTCGCCTCGACGGCGGCGATCTCGGGCTGGCGCCCGCCCTTTTCCAGATTGGCCAGCTCGCTGGCGGCGCGGGCCTCGGCGGCCCTTGCCGCGGCCAGCGCCAGCGCGGCGTCGCGGCTCTCCAGCATTGCCACGGCCTGCCCGGCCTCGACGCGGTCGCCGCGCTGCACGGCCAGCGTTTCGACCCGCGCCGTCGCCACCGGGGCGATCTGCACATACTCGCCCTCGACATAGCCGGTGCCCAGGGGCGGCGGTGGGCCGCATTGCGCAAACAGCGCCGCCAGAAAGGCGAGCGAGCAGATGAGATCAGCCATCCCCGCCCCCGGTCATCCGGTCCAGATTGGTCAGCATCCGCCGCGTGATCGCCCGCGCCTCGGGCCGCGCATAGTGCCGCCAGCCCATGCGGCGCTGGACGATGGGCGCGGCGACGCGGAAATAGACCGCCTGCCCGACAAGCGAGAACACGGCCAGCTTCACCTCTTCGGATTCCGCCGGCGCGCCGGTCGCGGCGGACCACAGCGCGCAAAGCGCCCGGTGCCGGGGCTCGACCAGCGTGGCATAAAGCCGGTCCAGCACCGGGCTGCCCGGCTCGGCCAGCTCGCGCAGGACGAAGGCCACGGCATCGCTGGCGCCGGGGCTGACGATCATGAAGGTGACGATGCGGCGCACCAGCCGCCGCAGGATCATCCGGGCCTGGCGGGGGTCCGGCCGGTCCTGCAAGCCGGGCAGGGGCCGGGCGACCTGCGCCACCTGCTCGGCCACCGCGTCGGCGCAGGCGATGCGCAGCCCGTCCTTGCCGCCGAAGTGATAGGCGATCGACGAGATGTTCGTCCCGGCCTGCGCGGCGATGGCGCGCGTCGAGGCGGCCTCGAATCCGCCGCGCCCGAATTGCTGCAGGGCGGCCCGGATCAGCGACATGCGGGTGGGATGCGGGTCCATGCCGGTCTCGCGCTGTATTCAATCAATCGCTTGATACAGGATTTTCCCCGCCGAGTCGAGCCCGCCGAGTCAAGCCCGGTGTGGGGCTCCCGATGCGGGGCTGTAGGGCGGCGCGTCGCGCATCTCCGCCGCGCGGGGCCGGTCAGAGGCCCGGCGGCGGGGGGAGTTGCGCCATACCGGGGCGCGCGTCGCCTGCCACTTGTGGGCCTCGCCGCCCTTGCCTCAGGCGTTCCGCACCAGCCAGTCGGCGAACAGCCGGGCCTTGGCCGAGGCGCGGGGGCTGATGGCAAGGGAAAACCCTGCCGGCGCGGGCACGCTTTCGGGCACCAGTTCGA
It includes:
- a CDS encoding CerR family C-terminal domain-containing protein is translated as MDPHPTRMSLIRAALQQFGRGGFEAASTRAIAAQAGTNISSIAYHFGGKDGLRIACADAVAEQVAQVARPLPGLQDRPDPRQARMILRRLVRRIVTFMIVSPGASDAVAFVLRELAEPGSPVLDRLYATLVEPRHRALCALWSAATGAPAESEEVKLAVFSLVGQAVYFRVAAPIVQRRMGWRHYARPEARAITRRMLTNLDRMTGGGDG
- a CDS encoding zinc-dependent alcohol dehydrogenase family protein, whose translation is MKALVYNGPGQKDWVEKNRPAIRKPTDVIVRITRTTICGTDLHILKGDVPTVTPGRTLGHEGVGVVEEVGEAVRNFRPGDAVLISCITSCGACPNCKRQLYAHCADGGWILGHLIDGTQAEYVRIPHADNSLYPIPAGADEEALVMLSDIMPTGLEIGVQAGRVKPGDTVAVVGAGPVGMSVLLTAQFYAPGRIVMLDTDPARLELARRFGATDTIQVGAEDAVARIMELTEGQGVDVAIEAVGVPATFDICQKIVSAGGNIANVGVHGQPVELHLEELWIKNITISTGLVCTNTTPMLLRTLQSGRVDPGQLVSHRFRLDEILQAYEVFGNAAREKAMKVILAA
- a CDS encoding hydantoinase/oxoprolinase family protein, whose product is MTDTFFVDAEGDFVVGKAQSTPQNEALGLIASSREGLEHWGLTLEEALSEIQTGVYSGTAMLNRVVQRKGLRCGLIVNAGMEDFHRMGRAIQAYLGFAYEDRIHLNTHYYDEPLVPRHLTRGVMERVDMSGTVVIPLREDTARQAARDLIAQDVEGIVISLLHSYRNPGHERRVRDIVLEEIQKSGKAIPVFASTDYYPVRKETHRTNTTILEAYAAEPSRQTLNKITSAFKENGSKFDFRVMATHGGTISWKAKELARTIVSGPIGGVIGAKYLGEVLGYSNIACSDIGGTSFDVALITQNELTIRNDPDMARLVLSLPLVAMDSVGAGAGSFIRLDPYTKAIKLGPDSAGYRVGVCWAESGIETVTISDCHVILGYLNPDNFLGGQVKLDRERAWNAMKEQIADPLGLTVEDAAAGVIELLDSDLRDYLRSMISGKGSTPGNFVCFSYGGAGPVHTYGYTEGLGFEDVIVPAWAAGFSAFGCAAADFEYRYDKSLDINIASDASADLKANQAKTLQAAWEELRERVLEEFEINGYSPDRVKLQPGFRMQYRGQLNDLEIESPITEAHSAEDWDKLVEAFNDTYGRVYAASARSPELGYSVTGAIMRGTVPIPKPKIPKEPEAGPTPPEEAKLGTRKFYRHKKWVDAQLYRMEALQPGNRITGPAVIESDATTFVVPGGFETWLDGHRLFHLKEV
- a CDS encoding hydantoinase B/oxoprolinase family protein — translated: MNMQSKVETRGIVRGGETLKQHRDRLMEATKRTKHYAGLDRLELRDSDPIKYNKLFSRLRAGVVDARETAKKIAASPIVEQEGELCFTLYNAAGDSILTSTGIIIHVGTMGAAIKYMIENGWEQNPGIKDKDIFCNNDSLIGNVHPCDIHTIVPIFHEGELIGWVGGVTHVIDTGSVGPGSMSTGQVQRFGDGYSITCRKIGENDELKRDWLHESQRMVRTTRYWMLDERTRVAGCHMIRDLVQEVIADEGIEAYWKFAYESVEHGRIGLQARIKAMTIPGKYRQVGFVDVPYAHDDVRVPSDFAKVDTIMHTPSEITIRGDGTWRLDFEGSSRWGWHTYNAHQVSFTSGIWVMMTQSLIPTEMINDGAAYGTEFRLPKGTWMNPDDRRVAFSYSWHFLVSSWTALWRGLSRAYFGRGYLEEVNAGNANTSNWLQGGGFNQYDEIHAVNSFECAANGVGASAHMDGISHAAAVWNPEGDMGDMEIWELAEPLVYLGRQIKASSGGAGKYRGGCGFESLRMVWNAKDWTMFFMGNGHISSDWGLMGGYPAASGYRFEAHDTRLQEIIADGGAIPHGGDTDPENPTWEAMLPDARIKRDKQAITTEAMFKDYDLYLNYMRGGPGFGDPLDREPQKVADDVNGGYLLPRFADSVYGVVLKGAGDGMKGVDAAATEARRRAIRKQRLEESVPTQEWMAGERQRILAKEAGVHVQQMYAASFKLGPRFEQQFRSFWDLPVDWRLMEADLPIPSYGREYSMDISELPDVRTVQFVEE
- a CDS encoding ABC transporter ATP-binding protein — protein: MTGATAIDVTGLTKSFGGRRVVDDVALRVAEGEIAGFLGPNGSGKTTCIRMICGLLTPDAGSGTVLGLDVRRQQRAIRRQVGYMTQKFSFYEDLSIQENLAFVAGLYGLPRQAVRDTLEDLGLTSRRTQLAGSLSGGWKQRLALAACIMHQPRLLLLDEPTAGVDPKARRQFWDEIHARALGGMTVLVSTHYMDEAERCHRINYIAYGRLVVSGTVAEVIAGARLVTLTVRSARPGELAERLRRAPGVGQVEPFGTALHVTGTDRKQLEAALAAEGVTGRPAETSLEDVFIRLMELSEDNMR
- a CDS encoding ABC transporter permease; its protein translation is MSFSPTRLRALLRKEFIQMRRDRVTFAMMLGVPIMQLLLFGYAINSDPRDMPAALVAPAQDRFGRSFAAALENSGYYRITHPAASAGEAERLITRGEVSFVVTVPADFGRRMQQGDRPQILVEADGSDPSATSGAIAALPRLADSAFRRDRPAEPVQGTPEIVAPRAPEIIVHRRYNPEGVTQYNIVPGLLGVILQMTMVMMTAMALTREIERGTMENLLAMPATPAEIMLGKITPFLAVGAVQVLVILGAAWAVFDVPFVGSLGLLLAGVMVFVLALVLLGYLISTVARTQMQAMQVAIFVFLPSVLLSGFMFPFRGMPGWAQALGEVLPVTHLLRLVRGIMLKGAGFADVAPQFAALAAMVAVLGLLALLRFRRTLD
- a CDS encoding acetone carboxylase subunit gamma, which codes for MAYTKAKIKDLVDGKIDRDTLHTMLSTPKDRERFQIYLEILQEQVDWDDPIILPLGPKLYIVQRKSDRKWMIRSQAGHDFCEWDQNWKLHARIRVRETAERMEELYPRLMAPSPEWQVIREYFCPLSGDLLDVEAPTPWYPVIHDFEPDIETFYKDWLDLPVPERA
- a CDS encoding HlyD family secretion protein; this translates as MADLICSLAFLAALFAQCGPPPPLGTGYVEGEYVQIAPVATARVETLAVQRGDRVEAGQAVAMLESRDAALALAAARAAEARAASELANLEKGGRQPEIAAVEATLASARANAERAAREAARQERLLAQRVSSPAQRDEARAAADMAEAAMREAEARLAVARLPARPDAIAAARAALARARADRQAMEWQLQQRRLTAPASGTVTDILRHRGELAGPSAPVLSFLPEGAVTLRFYVAEADLAALSPGMRLRVGCDGCTSGSATVSFIADEAEFTPPVIYARDARQKLVYLVEARPDPGSALKPGQIVDVWKAP